A portion of the Paenibacillus sp. PvR098 genome contains these proteins:
- a CDS encoding 3'-5' exonuclease, protein MHYIVIDLEFNGRKHYDIHPMEIIEIGAVKLDDRFEIVDTFQSYIRPKFRLNKFALQFTGIPKETLLQSDRFRNVIDKFIDFCGEDYKMLAWGGSDYFHLFVDCKVNGVADEWLAKLIDMTSMFEGGLHKALAGYELQPIGQHHSALDDALNAVQLLRIKPETVASERYYGKDLFKICTGGIKKQIASSLDEALSSDHVLTWDKFIEDEKVQTYFSIMKLTPSEIRMVKQLFEKFFKMKYGRRAKKLQLA, encoded by the coding sequence ATGCATTATATCGTCATTGATTTAGAGTTTAACGGCAGAAAGCATTATGACATTCATCCTATGGAAATTATCGAAATCGGGGCAGTCAAGCTGGACGACCGATTTGAGATTGTAGATACGTTCCAAAGCTACATTCGCCCCAAATTTCGATTAAATAAATTCGCCTTACAGTTTACAGGCATTCCGAAAGAAACCTTGCTTCAAAGCGATCGGTTTCGAAACGTGATTGACAAGTTTATTGATTTTTGCGGAGAGGATTATAAGATGCTGGCTTGGGGCGGCAGCGATTACTTTCATTTATTCGTGGATTGTAAAGTAAACGGAGTCGCTGACGAATGGCTTGCGAAACTGATTGATATGACCTCAATGTTCGAAGGAGGCCTGCACAAAGCGTTGGCGGGCTATGAACTGCAGCCGATCGGTCAGCACCATTCTGCACTCGATGATGCGCTGAATGCGGTTCAGCTGCTTCGGATCAAACCAGAGACCGTCGCTTCTGAACGATATTATGGTAAAGATTTATTTAAAATATGTACGGGCGGAATTAAAAAACAAATTGCGTCCAGTCTGGACGAAGCTTTATCAAGTGATCATGTCCTGACATGGGACAAGTTTATAGAAGATGAGAAGGTTCAAACGTATTTCTCGATTATGAAGCTTACTCCCTCTGAAATTCGGATGGTCAAACAGCTGTTCGAGAAATTCTTTAAAATGAAATACGGACGCAGGGCTAAAAAGCTGCAGCTAGCTTAA
- a CDS encoding LLM class flavin-dependent oxidoreductase, giving the protein MKLGILDQSHICEGRTAADALTETTKLAQEADRLGYTRYWISEHHASKSLAHSSPEVLIAHLAAATSRIRVGSGGVMLPHYSAYKVAENFRLLEALHPGRIDLGLGRAPGGVPLATRALQEGKAVDIDQYPQQVADLTGYLHDALPTYHRFARLQASPSISTAPELWLLGSSDESAKIAARQGAGYGFAQFFGAPGGEEAMRYYQENFRPSVLNERPQSLVAVLVICAETEEEANRLAMSMDLFFLRLERGMELHSLPSVETAMDYPYTEYDFERIRQGRQRRVIGTPVQVKEKLLMMSEHYRTDEFLVVTPTHDFTARIRSYQLLAEAFGLQLQG; this is encoded by the coding sequence ATGAAATTGGGTATACTGGACCAATCCCATATATGTGAAGGACGAACGGCCGCCGATGCGCTCACGGAAACGACTAAGCTTGCGCAAGAAGCAGACAGGCTCGGCTATACCCGTTACTGGATATCCGAGCATCATGCCTCGAAGTCTCTCGCACATTCGAGCCCGGAGGTGCTGATTGCCCATTTGGCCGCGGCGACGTCTCGCATTCGGGTCGGTTCGGGAGGGGTCATGCTTCCCCACTACAGCGCCTATAAAGTCGCGGAGAATTTCAGGCTTCTCGAAGCGCTTCATCCTGGCCGAATCGATCTCGGGCTTGGACGTGCACCAGGCGGTGTCCCGCTTGCTACAAGAGCTCTTCAAGAAGGGAAAGCCGTTGATATCGACCAGTATCCTCAGCAGGTGGCTGATTTGACCGGTTACTTACACGATGCACTGCCCACCTATCATCGGTTTGCCCGATTGCAAGCATCCCCTTCCATTTCAACGGCTCCCGAGCTGTGGCTGCTCGGTTCAAGTGACGAAAGTGCTAAAATAGCCGCACGGCAAGGGGCCGGATACGGCTTTGCACAGTTTTTCGGAGCCCCGGGCGGTGAAGAGGCTATGCGATATTATCAGGAAAACTTCCGTCCTTCCGTTCTGAATGAACGACCGCAATCCCTGGTCGCCGTCCTGGTCATTTGTGCCGAAACAGAGGAAGAAGCGAATCGGCTCGCGATGAGCATGGATTTATTCTTTCTGCGATTGGAACGTGGTATGGAGCTGCATTCACTGCCTTCAGTGGAAACAGCGATGGATTATCCTTATACAGAATACGACTTTGAACGAATTCGCCAAGGCCGTCAGCGGCGGGTGATAGGTACGCCTGTGCAGGTTAAGGAAAAACTGCTCATGATGAGTGAACATTACCGTACCGATGAATTTCTAGTGGTCACCCCTACCCATGACTTTACAGCCCGTATTCGTTCGTATCAACTCCTAGCGGAAGCGTTTGGATTACAATTACAAGGATAA
- a CDS encoding M23 family metallopeptidase has translation MLKTARIAGLTASLLLFSGIAYGATYTIQPEDSLWKIATKHKISVAALKEMNGLSSDVIYPGQALKVPGHTAYTVKNNESMWDISKKFGITLNALIAANTQIANPNNIWNGLTVFIPDAQVAKPSLTKPASLADGLFPLSKNSYQGPLVNNYSDNRSWSPTVNTDRKHEGVDIVAAKGTPVYSVYDGEIINFGWNEYGGYRVTVRVNSTTVFYYAHLSKYAAGIGKGSKVKKGQLLGYVGSTGYGPEGTEGKFEPHLHFGIYKTDKSAWYTVDPFPYLKWWETNR, from the coding sequence TTGCTTAAGACCGCACGAATCGCAGGTCTCACCGCCAGCCTGCTGCTGTTTTCAGGAATAGCATATGGAGCTACATACACGATCCAGCCCGAAGATTCCCTTTGGAAGATTGCGACAAAGCACAAAATAAGCGTTGCAGCATTGAAGGAAATGAACGGACTGTCGTCGGACGTCATTTATCCCGGACAAGCCTTGAAGGTTCCCGGCCATACCGCATACACCGTGAAAAACAATGAATCCATGTGGGATATCAGCAAGAAATTTGGCATCACCTTAAACGCATTGATTGCCGCAAATACGCAAATTGCAAATCCGAATAATATTTGGAACGGTTTAACTGTATTCATACCGGATGCGCAGGTGGCAAAACCCTCGTTAACTAAGCCGGCTTCTTTAGCTGACGGTCTTTTTCCTTTGTCTAAGAACAGCTATCAAGGTCCTCTAGTAAATAACTACAGCGACAACCGAAGCTGGTCGCCAACCGTCAATACCGACCGTAAGCATGAAGGAGTCGATATTGTCGCTGCTAAAGGCACTCCGGTCTACAGTGTATACGATGGCGAAATTATCAATTTTGGCTGGAATGAGTATGGAGGCTACCGTGTGACGGTTCGGGTGAACAGCACAACCGTGTTTTATTATGCTCATCTCAGTAAATATGCGGCAGGCATTGGAAAAGGGAGCAAGGTGAAGAAGGGGCAGCTGCTTGGATATGTCGGCAGTACGGGATACGGCCCCGAAGGCACGGAGGGAAAGTTCGAACCTCATTTGCATTTTGGAATTTATAAAACCGACAAATCTGCGTGGTACACGGTGGATCCGTTCCCCTATCTGAAATGGTGGGAAACAAACCGCTAA
- a CDS encoding acyl-ACP thioesterase domain-containing protein produces the protein MRGSWKDDYKISSDYTDFRGQCRLSSLLALMQRAADAHVENMGVPWQEMKDSGMGWMLITLDIEFKRMPQILETISIQTWSKGTKGVLWLRDYRVLDEAGSLILQSRTVWALVDVGKRKILRPSAFPYQLDVHSEESIGDVPDKVQVPSDVLLHEAYQVRVRYSGIDANGHLNNSRYVDICMDALTEEELNRISPRTFRITYHNEARMGDDILLLRSELSEGSIYFRGEFQDGKPVFEACMVLGSN, from the coding sequence ATGCGGGGTTCGTGGAAGGACGACTATAAGATCAGCTCAGATTATACCGACTTCAGGGGTCAATGTCGTCTGTCCTCTTTACTGGCTTTAATGCAAAGAGCAGCAGATGCCCATGTGGAGAACATGGGGGTTCCTTGGCAAGAGATGAAGGATAGCGGCATGGGCTGGATGTTGATTACGTTAGATATAGAATTCAAAAGGATGCCTCAAATATTGGAGACGATCTCCATACAAACTTGGAGTAAAGGAACAAAAGGTGTCTTATGGTTAAGGGATTACCGAGTACTGGATGAGGCGGGAAGCCTGATTTTACAATCCAGAACGGTATGGGCCCTGGTCGATGTGGGGAAGAGAAAAATACTGCGTCCTTCAGCGTTCCCGTATCAGCTTGATGTTCACTCTGAAGAATCTATTGGTGATGTGCCCGATAAAGTGCAGGTTCCATCGGATGTACTGCTTCATGAGGCCTATCAAGTGCGGGTGCGATATAGTGGAATTGATGCTAACGGGCATTTAAATAACTCTCGATATGTGGACATTTGTATGGATGCACTTACCGAAGAGGAATTAAATCGAATCTCGCCGCGAACCTTTCGGATTACCTATCACAATGAAGCGCGAATGGGAGATGACATACTGCTTCTAAGGTCGGAGCTTAGCGAGGGAAGCATTTATTTTAGAGGGGAATTCCAGGACGGCAAGCCTGTGTTTGAGGCCTGTATGGTCTTGGGATCAAATTAA
- a CDS encoding DMT family transporter, producing MVNTTKFIYVMLTLVVIFWGLNVVMVKYLAEMVPPFLLSAIRIPLAGIFFLPFVWRKYGLYRPSPKQWLLLALIGTTSIFFHQIFLTYGLVTTTATNASLILGLNPLTTALLAALFAGEKMNLRLFLGILAGFSGVLIVLLSNSPGASIAISGHGDLIMFLSMLTYVIGGLFIKMLAGTNMPILIITTYSTLIGGVMLNFGAFIQYGTSAHEYVHFTAMGWFVLLLSSWVATSLGSLGWNHAIKLIGANKTAMFINGMPFASMIGAVLFLSEQIQWIHALAFVLTTLGIVIGTYQPKAASGSQASTLTSSGPKRLGH from the coding sequence GTGGTAAACACAACTAAATTTATATACGTGATGTTGACCTTAGTCGTCATTTTCTGGGGATTAAATGTCGTGATGGTCAAATATTTGGCGGAGATGGTTCCGCCCTTTTTGCTTTCGGCTATCCGGATCCCGCTGGCAGGTATATTCTTTCTTCCTTTTGTCTGGCGTAAATACGGTTTGTATCGTCCGAGTCCAAAGCAGTGGCTGCTGTTGGCGCTCATCGGAACCACCTCTATTTTCTTTCACCAAATATTTCTTACTTACGGGCTCGTGACAACGACCGCGACGAACGCATCACTTATTCTCGGACTCAATCCGCTCACAACGGCACTTCTGGCTGCGCTTTTTGCCGGCGAGAAAATGAATCTCCGATTGTTTCTGGGCATATTGGCCGGGTTTTCAGGCGTATTGATTGTACTCCTGTCCAATTCACCTGGAGCTTCGATCGCAATATCAGGACATGGAGATCTGATCATGTTCTTATCGATGCTGACTTACGTCATCGGCGGACTGTTTATCAAAATGTTAGCGGGCACGAACATGCCGATCCTTATCATCACGACTTACTCCACCCTTATTGGCGGAGTGATGTTAAATTTCGGTGCCTTTATCCAATACGGAACGTCCGCACATGAATACGTCCATTTCACAGCGATGGGCTGGTTTGTACTGCTGCTATCTTCTTGGGTGGCCACTTCCCTGGGCTCGCTGGGCTGGAATCACGCAATCAAGCTGATCGGGGCCAACAAAACAGCCATGTTCATTAACGGCATGCCGTTTGCAAGCATGATTGGCGCTGTCTTGTTTCTGAGCGAACAGATCCAATGGATTCACGCGCTGGCCTTCGTTCTGACAACCTTGGGCATCGTCATCGGGACCTATCAGCCAAAAGCAGCATCCGGCTCACAGGCCAGCACACTAACTTCTTCAGGGCCTAAGAGGCTTGGCCACTAG
- a CDS encoding pirin family protein, with protein MIQVYPAESRYAVDLGWLRSRPSLSFGEYYDPDNTSFGVMRVCNDDEVGAGRGFGPHPHSDMEIVTIVLSGAVKHEDNLGNVEVTSAGEIQRMTAGSGMIHGEYNASETEELKLLQLWFMPSERGLMPSYETSSYDPKGMMNTLLPVVSHQGSEQVAVIHQDMTIYLSRLEQSKEISFQQEEGRRVFVFVIEGRLTVDGIPLGTRDTARIEALSQMTITADEEAFFMLIDLP; from the coding sequence ATGATTCAGGTATATCCGGCGGAATCCCGCTATGCTGTGGATCTTGGATGGCTGCGCAGCCGTCCCAGTTTATCCTTTGGAGAGTATTACGACCCGGACAATACAAGTTTTGGGGTCATGCGGGTATGTAATGACGATGAAGTAGGAGCAGGGCGCGGGTTCGGCCCCCATCCGCACAGCGATATGGAGATCGTCACGATTGTGCTTAGCGGTGCAGTCAAGCATGAGGACAATTTGGGCAATGTGGAGGTGACTTCTGCCGGCGAAATCCAGCGAATGACGGCGGGGAGCGGGATGATTCACGGGGAGTACAATGCTTCAGAGACCGAGGAGCTGAAGCTCCTGCAGCTGTGGTTTATGCCAAGCGAGCGGGGACTTATGCCTTCCTATGAAACGAGCAGCTACGATCCGAAGGGGATGATGAATACACTGCTGCCTGTAGTCTCGCATCAGGGATCAGAACAAGTGGCGGTCATTCATCAAGACATGACGATTTACTTAAGCAGGCTGGAGCAGTCCAAGGAAATCTCTTTCCAACAAGAGGAAGGTCGGCGTGTGTTTGTATTTGTCATCGAAGGACGATTGACGGTGGACGGCATCCCTCTGGGGACCAGAGATACAGCTAGAATCGAAGCTTTGTCCCAAATGACCATCACGGCGGATGAAGAAGCGTTCTTCATGCTGATCGATCTGCCTTAA
- a CDS encoding D-2-hydroxyacid dehydrogenase produces MIGVGAIGEETARLAKAFGMNVLGFRRSGKSSPYVDRMYDRHGLDELLAASDYIVVTLPLTKETGHLIGRREFQWMKSSAFFINIGRGATTDTDALINALQEGVIAGAGLDVFEQEPLPESSPLWGMEQVIMTPHNSGSTVYYDERVVELFLHNLRDYVEGREPSLNRVDLEKQY; encoded by the coding sequence ATTATCGGCGTTGGGGCCATTGGCGAGGAAACTGCCCGGTTGGCCAAAGCGTTCGGCATGAACGTGCTGGGCTTCAGAAGATCGGGGAAATCCTCTCCGTATGTAGACCGCATGTATGATCGTCATGGACTGGATGAGCTGCTTGCTGCGAGTGACTATATTGTCGTCACACTTCCCTTGACGAAAGAAACCGGGCACCTGATTGGCCGTAGGGAATTTCAATGGATGAAGTCTTCGGCCTTCTTTATCAATATCGGCAGGGGAGCTACCACAGACACGGATGCATTGATTAACGCACTGCAAGAGGGCGTCATTGCAGGTGCGGGTCTCGATGTGTTTGAGCAGGAGCCTCTGCCGGAGTCCAGCCCTCTTTGGGGGATGGAGCAAGTGATCATGACCCCGCATAATTCGGGATCGACCGTTTATTATGACGAGCGGGTGGTTGAGCTTTTCCTGCATAATTTGCGCGATTATGTTGAGGGCCGGGAGCCGTCCTTAAACCGCGTTGATTTGGAGAAGCAGTATTAA
- a CDS encoding NAD(P)-dependent oxidoreductase: MKLAFIGLGTMGKPMALHLHKAGYPLTVYNRNREKAKDFEGLPSVRIAASPAEAAAQADIVFTMLTDDRAVEEVYLGEHGIVSVCAEAAGSKPRIVVDCSTIYTELSQKLAQTLASYGVEMLDAPVTGSEPQAIEGMLTFIVGGKSEIFDECSPFFDIMGKKAIYMGGSGAGANAKLANNMLVAANLMALSESLVMIQKSGGDPERFLEVLAGGGGRSGMAEMKGPKMVDRDFSAQFMTQLMHKDLKLANRLAESLQVPVPVLSSVKQVFQTACNSGLGAEDMSAIIKCYEAWTDTVVGQKENN, from the coding sequence TTGAAATTGGCATTTATTGGATTGGGTACGATGGGGAAACCAATGGCGCTTCATCTGCATAAAGCAGGGTATCCGCTGACGGTTTACAATCGCAATCGTGAAAAAGCAAAGGATTTTGAAGGACTTCCGTCCGTTCGCATTGCAGCCTCACCGGCTGAAGCAGCGGCACAAGCGGATATCGTCTTCACCATGCTAACGGATGATAGGGCTGTAGAGGAAGTATACTTGGGTGAGCATGGCATTGTTTCTGTTTGCGCTGAGGCAGCCGGAAGCAAGCCGCGGATTGTGGTGGACTGCAGCACCATTTATACGGAATTGAGCCAAAAGCTCGCACAAACATTGGCCTCTTACGGTGTGGAAATGCTTGACGCCCCGGTGACCGGAAGTGAGCCGCAGGCCATCGAAGGCATGCTGACGTTCATCGTTGGAGGAAAAAGCGAAATCTTTGACGAATGTTCTCCTTTCTTTGATATTATGGGTAAAAAAGCGATTTACATGGGAGGCAGCGGAGCCGGGGCGAATGCCAAGCTTGCCAATAATATGCTGGTAGCGGCCAATTTGATGGCGCTTTCCGAGAGCCTGGTAATGATTCAAAAGTCAGGGGGAGACCCGGAACGATTTTTGGAGGTGCTAGCCGGCGGTGGAGGACGCAGCGGAATGGCGGAAATGAAAGGCCCCAAGATGGTCGATCGTGATTTTTCAGCGCAGTTCATGACACAGTTGATGCATAAGGATCTAAAGCTGGCTAACCGGTTGGCGGAGTCGCTTCAGGTTCCGGTACCTGTGTTGTCTTCGGTCAAGCAGGTGTTCCAAACGGCGTGTAACAGCGGATTGGGTGCGGAGGATATGAGCGCCATTATCAAATGCTACGAAGCCTGGACCGATACGGTCGTAGGTCAGAAGGAAAACAATTAA
- a CDS encoding LacI family DNA-binding transcriptional regulator, producing MATIKDVSKKANVSIATVSHVLNNTKFVSEGVRQKVLEAVRETGYTPNKIAKSLKMNRSKTIGLIVTYIENPIYSKLFRVIEEAARLQGYTVIVTNSSDDPEMEEMQIELLLSNRIDGLIVVPAKNSTMKESPIIPADFPVVLLNRRLDREQATNIVIENKKAAYEAVTHLIEKHNYQSIAAVIGARSNMLSSEREAGYSEALLDHHAEVHREWIVEGHSTFQGGFIATQQLMELPHPPRAIFVSGTNMMLGVLMQLKKMGLKCPEDIALIGFSDSTVNPLMDPPLSSIAQPTSEMGVMAVERMIQKIEGRENEHETVILPYTIHYRSSCGCQWEPTLELLNVGNKYFHP from the coding sequence ATGGCGACAATCAAAGATGTTTCTAAAAAAGCTAATGTGTCCATAGCTACCGTATCCCACGTGCTCAATAACACCAAATTTGTCAGCGAAGGCGTGAGACAAAAGGTCCTTGAGGCGGTAAGAGAGACGGGATACACACCCAACAAGATTGCCAAAAGCTTGAAAATGAACAGATCCAAAACGATCGGTTTAATCGTCACGTATATCGAAAACCCCATCTATTCCAAGCTGTTCAGAGTCATTGAAGAAGCTGCCCGACTTCAGGGGTATACGGTCATTGTGACGAACAGCAGTGATGACCCGGAAATGGAGGAGATGCAGATTGAGCTTTTATTGTCCAATCGGATTGATGGACTGATCGTCGTCCCGGCCAAAAACAGCACAATGAAAGAAAGCCCCATCATCCCGGCTGATTTTCCAGTCGTTCTACTTAACCGAAGACTGGATCGTGAGCAAGCTACCAATATTGTGATTGAGAACAAAAAAGCCGCATACGAAGCCGTGACGCATTTGATCGAGAAACACAATTATCAGTCCATCGCGGCTGTTATTGGGGCCAGATCGAATATGCTTAGCTCGGAGAGGGAAGCAGGCTATAGCGAAGCGCTTTTGGACCATCATGCGGAGGTCCATCGCGAATGGATCGTCGAAGGGCATTCCACTTTTCAAGGAGGATTTATCGCCACCCAGCAGCTTATGGAATTGCCCCATCCTCCCCGTGCCATCTTTGTATCCGGAACGAACATGATGCTGGGCGTATTGATGCAGCTCAAAAAGATGGGTCTGAAATGTCCGGAAGATATTGCGTTGATCGGCTTTAGTGATTCGACGGTGAACCCGTTGATGGATCCACCGCTCTCCAGTATTGCCCAACCGACCAGTGAGATGGGAGTGATGGCGGTCGAACGGATGATCCAGAAAATAGAGGGGAGGGAGAATGAACACGAAACGGTGATTCTTCCCTATACCATTCATTATCGCAGCTCGTGCGGCTGTCAATGGGAACCTACGTTAGAATTGTTGAATGTAGGAAATAAGTATTTTCATCCGTAA
- the larA gene encoding nickel-dependent lactate racemase, whose product MKIKIPYGETAVETQKPEHADVLIPSDLKALHNPRSEIRNSIRNPIGTPRLADICRGKESIVIVINDITRPSPSDLFVEEILDELATIQIRDEQVTLVVATGNHRPNTDEELRKMVGDHVFSRVKIINHHSEDENNLVDLGVTKRGLPIVVNRMVAEASVRILTGIITPHQSAGYSGGRKSIMPGVAGIKALMKHHSFPIRSYDPILGQMHNNSFHDEALEAAQRVGVDFIINVVKNSKKEIVSVVAGDLVLAHQEGVRICDESWKITVKHLYDIVITSPGGYPKDFDLHQAQKAVTAAEMVVQKDGVIILVAECRDGVGKFAKWLTDANDPQEVIDAFIKFGFTPDHSSKAFMFARALKKSHIIIVGSHIESELLESMFFKTAQSVEEALEMAYQIRGTAASVLFIPYAIDCIPELES is encoded by the coding sequence ATGAAGATCAAGATTCCTTATGGGGAAACGGCAGTTGAGACACAAAAGCCAGAGCACGCGGATGTGTTGATCCCATCCGATTTGAAAGCGCTTCATAATCCACGGTCGGAAATTCGCAACAGTATCCGAAATCCGATCGGAACACCGCGCCTTGCGGATATTTGTCGGGGTAAAGAATCCATTGTTATCGTGATCAACGATATTACTCGCCCGAGTCCCTCGGATTTGTTTGTTGAAGAGATCCTGGACGAATTAGCTACCATTCAAATTCGTGACGAGCAGGTGACGCTGGTCGTAGCAACCGGGAACCACCGCCCAAACACAGATGAAGAACTGCGTAAGATGGTCGGCGACCATGTGTTCTCGAGAGTGAAGATCATAAATCACCATAGTGAGGATGAGAACAACCTGGTGGACTTGGGCGTAACCAAACGAGGTCTGCCGATTGTCGTCAACCGGATGGTAGCCGAAGCCTCCGTCAGAATTTTGACGGGTATTATCACGCCTCATCAGTCTGCGGGCTACAGCGGGGGCCGCAAAAGTATTATGCCGGGCGTCGCGGGAATCAAAGCGCTGATGAAGCATCACTCCTTTCCCATTCGTTCCTACGACCCGATTTTAGGGCAAATGCACAACAATTCGTTCCATGACGAAGCGTTGGAGGCTGCTCAAAGGGTAGGGGTGGATTTTATCATCAATGTAGTCAAAAACAGCAAAAAAGAAATCGTTTCTGTTGTGGCTGGGGATCTTGTGTTAGCTCATCAGGAAGGCGTGAGGATATGCGACGAAAGCTGGAAAATTACAGTAAAACATCTCTATGACATTGTCATTACGAGTCCGGGAGGGTATCCTAAAGATTTTGATTTGCATCAAGCGCAAAAAGCGGTAACTGCAGCAGAAATGGTTGTTCAAAAAGACGGTGTAATCATTCTGGTTGCGGAGTGCAGAGACGGTGTAGGCAAGTTCGCCAAGTGGCTTACGGACGCGAACGATCCCCAGGAGGTCATTGATGCATTTATCAAATTTGGCTTTACACCGGACCATTCATCGAAAGCGTTCATGTTCGCCAGAGCATTGAAGAAAAGCCATATTATTATTGTCGGCTCCCATATTGAATCCGAGCTTCTGGAGTCTATGTTTTTCAAAACGGCTCAAAGCGTAGAGGAAGCTTTAGAAATGGCATATCAAATCAGGGGAACAGCTGCAAGTGTATTGTTCATTCCTTATGCGATTGACTGTATACCCGAACTTGAATCATAG
- a CDS encoding HEAT repeat domain-containing protein, with product MSQYGDFGGLGRQYLQAESYGAATFCFYRAIVENQENGNAWNGLVLSLSLMRKEYDVQTILARFAMQQEVPYDKEMISFAMMMWRQSPGAMAEWLRSMLTRDGLSTQEKQSFMQMAEELEQSYRDLVERYGEATLKEQSILSLSEYANRRIELDWLMAEPLDNVYEQIKIWLEQDAESVLTGIRLLCMIPDARSEKMLRRVCRNEAIDPKARTHGLLALRWLGVRGNVKLNKFEESFVINLDDPKPELTISVPVAYKPALDRMKLWMAMQKGFVTPEDYEKHAATDEPEMPAALAAKVEEADIPGMLQEVVHTLIRAAYDKYYPLVPTIRGTRQWSAALLMLMKDYVEGIGEEWSYGEPEQDETAVGHRNWLVSGSPEYYDSIKATRRLRTGQAG from the coding sequence ATGAGTCAATACGGGGATTTCGGCGGATTGGGCCGACAATACTTGCAAGCCGAATCATACGGGGCGGCAACTTTTTGTTTTTATCGCGCGATTGTGGAAAATCAAGAAAACGGTAACGCATGGAACGGTCTTGTACTGTCCCTGAGCCTGATGCGTAAAGAGTATGATGTACAAACGATTCTTGCCCGTTTTGCCATGCAGCAAGAAGTTCCTTACGATAAGGAAATGATTTCATTTGCCATGATGATGTGGCGGCAAAGCCCTGGAGCCATGGCGGAATGGCTGCGAAGCATGCTTACCCGGGACGGCTTGAGCACTCAGGAGAAGCAGTCGTTTATGCAGATGGCCGAGGAATTGGAGCAATCGTATCGGGATTTGGTCGAACGTTACGGGGAAGCGACGCTTAAGGAGCAGAGCATTCTAAGTCTCTCCGAATATGCGAACCGGCGGATTGAGCTCGATTGGCTGATGGCAGAGCCGCTTGATAACGTTTATGAGCAGATCAAAATATGGCTCGAGCAAGATGCGGAATCGGTGCTTACCGGAATCCGTCTGCTGTGCATGATTCCGGATGCTCGCAGTGAAAAGATGCTGCGGAGGGTTTGCCGCAACGAGGCGATCGATCCAAAAGCCAGAACGCATGGGCTGCTTGCTTTAAGATGGCTGGGTGTACGCGGAAACGTAAAGCTGAATAAGTTTGAAGAATCGTTCGTCATAAATCTTGACGATCCGAAGCCGGAGCTGACCATCTCGGTACCTGTAGCGTACAAGCCAGCGCTCGACCGCATGAAGTTGTGGATGGCCATGCAAAAAGGTTTCGTCACGCCGGAGGATTACGAGAAGCATGCAGCTACAGACGAGCCAGAGATGCCCGCCGCGCTCGCGGCAAAGGTAGAGGAAGCGGATATTCCGGGAATGCTGCAGGAAGTGGTCCATACACTGATTCGTGCGGCTTACGATAAATATTATCCATTGGTTCCTACTATCAGAGGAACACGGCAATGGAGCGCTGCCCTTCTGATGCTGATGAAAGATTACGTTGAAGGGATCGGCGAGGAATGGTCGTATGGAGAGCCGGAGCAGGATGAAACGGCTGTAGGACACCGGAATTGGCTGGTCAGCGGCAGTCCTGAGTATTACGATAGCATTAAAGCGACCAGAAGGCTTAGAACGGGTCAAGCTGGATAA
- a CDS encoding PIG-L family deacetylase — MSQTVGFIYAHPDDETFLSACLIRQLADQGHRPVLLLATKGDAGKKNGYLSHLSNEELAEVRVKEMEKAAEILGLSVVEHLGFPDGKSNTVDEKIFIDGIVNFVNTYEPSMLFTFPADGGNFHPDHMTISKMTTAAVLSGRCPSVNKLYYSMSNTLMEEGYKPSIVIDTEEQWPMKADALKAHMSQIFAIERHFGKLDSVPENRRYESFVLAWEKGRMDHAGFVEGRL, encoded by the coding sequence GTGAGTCAAACCGTAGGGTTTATATATGCACATCCGGACGATGAAACTTTTCTGAGCGCATGTCTAATCAGGCAGCTCGCGGATCAAGGGCATCGGCCTGTTCTTCTGCTTGCGACGAAAGGGGATGCCGGTAAAAAGAACGGTTACTTAAGCCATTTAAGCAATGAGGAATTGGCTGAGGTCAGGGTTAAAGAGATGGAGAAGGCCGCGGAAATCCTTGGATTATCTGTAGTTGAGCATTTAGGGTTTCCCGACGGCAAATCGAATACCGTGGATGAAAAAATATTTATTGACGGCATAGTCAACTTCGTAAATACATATGAACCGTCGATGCTGTTCACTTTTCCGGCGGACGGCGGAAACTTCCATCCTGATCATATGACCATATCCAAAATGACAACGGCTGCGGTATTAAGCGGAAGATGTCCGTCCGTGAACAAGCTTTATTATTCCATGTCCAATACATTAATGGAGGAAGGTTACAAGCCCTCGATTGTCATAGATACGGAAGAACAGTGGCCCATGAAAGCAGATGCATTAAAAGCGCACATGTCTCAGATTTTTGCGATTGAAAGACACTTCGGGAAATTGGATTCCGTTCCAGAAAACCGGCGATATGAATCTTTTGTGCTAGCTTGGGAAAAAGGGAGGATGGACCATGCGGGGTTCGTGGAAGGACGACTATAA